A single genomic interval of Lentimicrobium saccharophilum harbors:
- a CDS encoding nucleotidyltransferase family protein, with translation MVIGDHVSCVILAAGNSGRMGCHKALLQFDESRTFIQQLTGVYHLAGAGQIIVVCSPALALLLNKSADFFGFPVELVINSNPEAGRFYSLRSGLERVTKGNGCFFQNVDNPFTSVELLVMLHESFRGDGAVIPVYCGRPGHPVLLGREMIRKILEAPEPPARIDDFLKASGPEYVAVPYAGVQANINTPEEYRKSFGRDSLKENSCIHPPG, from the coding sequence ATGGTCATTGGTGATCACGTTTCCTGTGTGATTCTTGCAGCCGGCAACTCCGGCAGGATGGGATGCCATAAGGCCCTTCTGCAATTCGATGAATCCCGGACTTTTATTCAGCAGCTTACCGGGGTTTATCACCTGGCCGGGGCAGGGCAGATTATCGTTGTTTGCAGTCCTGCGCTCGCCCTGTTGCTGAACAAAAGTGCAGATTTCTTCGGTTTTCCGGTGGAACTGGTCATTAACTCAAATCCGGAAGCCGGAAGATTTTATTCGCTGAGGTCAGGGCTTGAGCGGGTAACGAAAGGTAACGGCTGTTTTTTTCAGAATGTGGATAATCCTTTTACCAGTGTTGAGCTGCTGGTGATGCTACATGAATCATTCAGGGGCGATGGTGCTGTTATCCCCGTATATTGCGGCAGACCGGGGCATCCGGTTTTGCTTGGCCGGGAAATGATCCGGAAGATACTTGAAGCCCCGGAACCACCTGCCCGCATCGATGATTTTCTGAAAGCCTCAGGACCTGAATATGTTGCGGTGCCTTACGCCGGCGTTCAGGCAAACATCAATACACCGGAAGAATACAGGAAATCATTCGGAAGGGATTCTCTGAAAGAGAACAGCTGCATTCATCCCCCCGGATAG
- a CDS encoding sigma-54-dependent transcriptional regulator — protein sequence MSKVLAIDDDSIIRTLMSNSLTKAGYEVITAVDGESGLQKVIQEKPDLVVTDFQMPGMSGLDVITEIQRIQPGLPVILLTAHGDVALTIKSIQVGAYDFIEKPLQMQELLEVIRNGLEISYQSQTLTETISPEIRKAIEDNLLVGKTPVMREIFKNVGRVSLNKVNVLITGETGTGKELIARLIHYSGITRDHPLVVVNCSALHEDILENELFGYNMGAFPTAVSDKKGKFEQAGEGTIFLDDISELSDTMQTRLLRVIQELEFEKPGGDAPIPLKARIIAATNKDLEAMVKNGKFREELYYRLKVFTIAMPPLKNRKDDIEELVKHLMQKLNRKLNKKVLKIGNGVLDLLHSHDWPGNVRELENTLMQAMIMTRSDVLEKEHIVLLNRNTPVEPEQFELKSIADIEKVHIKKVLDKLKWNKVEASRVLDITRPTLNAKIAKYGLKHN from the coding sequence ATGAGTAAAGTATTAGCCATTGATGACGATTCCATCATCAGAACATTGATGAGCAACAGCCTGACCAAGGCTGGTTATGAAGTTATTACCGCTGTTGACGGGGAATCGGGACTTCAGAAAGTAATACAGGAAAAGCCTGACCTGGTGGTAACGGACTTCCAGATGCCGGGGATGTCGGGATTGGATGTGATCACCGAAATCCAGCGGATACAGCCCGGATTGCCGGTGATCCTGCTTACCGCGCACGGCGACGTCGCCCTGACCATCAAATCGATTCAGGTAGGGGCATACGACTTCATTGAGAAACCGCTTCAGATGCAGGAATTGCTGGAGGTCATCCGGAACGGGCTTGAAATTTCGTACCAGAGCCAGACCCTGACCGAAACCATTTCGCCTGAGATAAGAAAAGCCATCGAAGATAACCTGCTGGTGGGTAAAACGCCGGTGATGCGTGAAATCTTCAAAAACGTCGGAAGGGTATCGCTCAACAAGGTCAATGTTTTGATCACAGGCGAAACAGGCACGGGCAAAGAACTGATCGCCAGGCTGATTCATTACAGTGGCATCACCCGCGACCATCCGCTGGTTGTGGTAAACTGCTCGGCCCTTCATGAAGATATACTTGAAAATGAATTGTTCGGCTACAATATGGGAGCCTTTCCTACCGCAGTTTCTGATAAAAAAGGAAAATTTGAGCAGGCCGGCGAGGGAACAATTTTCCTTGACGATATTTCCGAACTCAGCGATACCATGCAAACAAGGCTGTTGCGGGTTATTCAGGAGCTGGAGTTTGAAAAGCCGGGCGGAGATGCGCCCATTCCGCTGAAAGCAAGAATCATCGCCGCCACCAACAAGGACCTGGAAGCCATGGTCAAAAACGGAAAATTCCGCGAAGAACTTTATTACAGGCTCAAAGTTTTCACCATTGCCATGCCTCCCCTGAAAAACCGGAAAGACGATATTGAAGAACTGGTAAAACACCTGATGCAGAAACTGAACCGGAAACTGAACAAGAAAGTCCTGAAAATCGGAAACGGCGTGCTGGATCTGCTTCACAGCCACGACTGGCCGGGCAATGTGCGTGAACTGGAGAACACCCTGATGCAGGCTATGATCATGACCCGCAGCGATGTACTTGAAAAGGAACATATTGTGCTGCTAAACCGGAATACCCCTGTGGAGCCGGAGCAGTTTGAGCTGAAATCCATCGCGGATATTGAAAAAGTACACATCAAAAAAGTGCTTGACAAGCTGAAATGGAACAAAGTTGAGGCTTCGCGCGTGCTGGACATTACCCGCCCTACCCTGAATGCCAAGATTGCCAAATACGGGCTGAAACACAATTAG
- a CDS encoding citrate lyase subunit alpha, whose amino-acid sequence MSKYDKLTTNAVGRTVPQIINGKEAIPFMGVGKYKPTGRKYAPPISSCADYPADGNKVVASLRDALIRCGLKDGMTISTHHHFRNGDLVANQIFDTAAELGAKGLTWAPSASFECHSPLIKYLEDGTIHHIEGSMNGALGRHTSEGGMQGMGILRSHGGRYQAIQDGDLHVDIAVIAAPTADPFGNATGDRGPAACGLLGFALADSQYADKVIVVTDNLVPFPCVPWQIHGNYVDYVVVMDQIGIPEKIISGTTEITKSPDRLLLAEMTAQFCDEAGIVRDGFSFQAGAGGTALSIGIYFAEMLRKRGMKARFARGGSNKYLVSMLEEGLVDYILDGQTFDLEGVRSMRENNNHLNTSPFTSYNYHGKGNFASMVDVVILGATEVDINFNANVVTHSDGYLLHGIGGWMNCLFSKCVILPIPLFRDRMPVIRDEVTTICGPGELIDVIVTERGIAINPLRTDLIDRLKGSSLPVKTIHQLKDEAERICGKPALPVLSDEFIAAIKWVDGTVIDAVRKVVK is encoded by the coding sequence ATGTCAAAATACGATAAACTGACCACGAATGCCGTTGGCCGCACAGTTCCCCAGATCATCAACGGAAAGGAAGCTATCCCGTTTATGGGCGTTGGAAAATACAAACCCACGGGCCGCAAGTATGCTCCACCCATCAGCAGTTGCGCCGATTATCCGGCCGATGGCAACAAAGTAGTTGCTTCGCTGAGGGATGCACTGATCCGTTGCGGCCTGAAAGACGGCATGACCATCTCAACCCACCACCACTTCCGCAACGGCGACCTGGTGGCCAATCAGATCTTCGATACTGCCGCCGAACTGGGTGCAAAAGGGCTTACCTGGGCGCCTTCCGCATCGTTCGAATGCCACAGCCCTCTGATCAAATACCTTGAAGATGGCACCATCCACCACATCGAAGGCAGCATGAACGGCGCCCTTGGCCGGCACACCTCCGAAGGGGGTATGCAGGGCATGGGTATCCTCCGCTCCCACGGCGGCCGCTACCAGGCAATTCAGGACGGCGACCTGCATGTGGACATCGCCGTGATCGCCGCCCCCACGGCCGACCCCTTCGGCAATGCCACCGGCGACCGCGGCCCTGCAGCCTGCGGATTGCTTGGCTTCGCCCTGGCCGACTCACAATATGCCGACAAGGTGATTGTGGTTACCGACAACCTCGTGCCATTCCCCTGCGTACCCTGGCAGATTCACGGGAATTATGTGGATTACGTCGTGGTAATGGACCAGATCGGTATCCCGGAGAAGATCATCAGCGGCACCACCGAGATTACCAAAAGCCCCGACCGTCTGCTGCTGGCCGAAATGACCGCGCAGTTCTGCGACGAAGCCGGCATTGTGCGCGATGGCTTCTCTTTCCAGGCCGGCGCCGGCGGAACCGCCCTCTCCATCGGTATCTACTTTGCCGAAATGCTCCGCAAACGCGGCATGAAAGCCCGCTTTGCCCGCGGTGGCAGCAACAAGTACCTCGTCAGCATGCTCGAAGAAGGACTGGTGGATTACATTCTCGACGGTCAAACCTTTGACCTTGAAGGGGTACGTTCCATGCGCGAAAATAATAACCATCTGAATACCAGTCCATTTACCAGCTATAATTATCATGGCAAAGGCAATTTCGCTTCCATGGTGGATGTGGTAATCCTGGGCGCCACCGAAGTGGATATCAATTTCAACGCCAATGTGGTGACCCATTCCGACGGTTACCTGCTTCACGGAATCGGCGGATGGATGAATTGCCTCTTCTCGAAGTGCGTGATTCTGCCCATTCCCCTCTTCCGCGACCGCATGCCGGTGATCCGCGACGAAGTCACCACCATCTGCGGCCCCGGCGAACTCATCGATGTCATCGTCACCGAAAGGGGCATTGCCATCAACCCGTTGCGCACCGACCTGATCGACAGACTGAAAGGTTCTTCCCTGCCGGTAAAAACCATCCATCAACTGAAAGACGAAGCCGAGCGTATCTGCGGCAAACCCGCCCTGCCCGTACTGAGCGATGAATTTATCGCCGCCATCAAATGGGTGGATGGAACGGTGATCGACGCAGTGCGTAAGGTGGTTAAATAA
- a CDS encoding aldolase/citrate lyase family protein, whose amino-acid sequence MATIATTGNKGKGVRSDCALTLEIMQQGGIQTELISKVKVLYGESILRLCHEILTFYGIEHARLTLEDSGALEFVIAARLEAAIRQLTGDEKEYLPAMLPQNTYQTARDRYRFSRLYLPGNTPSLMINAGIHKPNGIILDLEDAVAVTKKAEARFLVRNALRALDFYGAERMVRINQVPAGLEDLDYIIPHNVNLILVPKCESADQIAQVNRRIAELKIKNNIEGNVWLMPIIESALGVLKALEIAQSDNVVALAIGLEDYTADLGTRRTNEGTESFFARSMVVNACKAAGIQAIDSVFSDVADMEALKQNVLRSKALGFDGMGCIHPRQIRVIHDNFAPDEAEIDKAKKIVNAFIEATEKGLGVVSLGTKMIDPPVVKRAQRTIDLAVSMGKLSPGWRDAFLENQKA is encoded by the coding sequence GTGGCAACAATAGCAACTACAGGCAACAAAGGCAAAGGCGTGCGGAGCGATTGCGCGCTTACGCTCGAAATCATGCAGCAGGGCGGCATACAGACCGAACTGATCAGTAAGGTAAAAGTGCTTTACGGTGAATCTATCCTCAGGCTCTGCCATGAAATTCTGACATTCTACGGCATAGAGCATGCCAGGCTGACGTTAGAGGATTCCGGCGCCCTTGAATTTGTCATTGCCGCCCGGCTGGAGGCTGCCATCAGGCAACTGACGGGTGACGAAAAGGAATACCTTCCTGCCATGCTGCCACAGAACACCTATCAGACCGCACGCGACCGCTACCGGTTTTCGAGGCTATACCTTCCCGGCAACACCCCCAGCCTGATGATCAACGCGGGCATTCACAAGCCCAACGGCATTATCCTCGACCTGGAAGACGCCGTGGCGGTGACCAAAAAAGCGGAAGCCCGGTTCCTGGTGCGCAACGCCCTGCGCGCGCTCGATTTTTACGGAGCCGAACGCATGGTCAGGATCAACCAGGTGCCGGCCGGACTTGAGGATCTTGATTACATTATTCCACACAATGTGAATCTTATCCTCGTTCCGAAGTGTGAAAGTGCCGATCAGATTGCACAGGTGAACCGGCGCATCGCTGAACTGAAAATAAAAAATAATATCGAAGGCAATGTCTGGCTGATGCCCATCATCGAAAGCGCTTTGGGTGTGCTGAAAGCATTGGAAATAGCGCAGTCGGATAACGTGGTGGCCCTGGCCATCGGCCTCGAAGACTACACCGCCGACCTTGGCACCCGCCGCACCAACGAAGGCACCGAATCCTTCTTTGCCCGCAGCATGGTGGTGAACGCCTGCAAAGCCGCCGGCATCCAGGCCATCGACTCGGTATTCTCCGATGTGGCCGATATGGAAGCCCTGAAGCAAAATGTACTCCGGTCGAAGGCGCTGGGATTTGACGGCATGGGCTGTATCCATCCGCGACAGATCAGGGTGATCCATGACAATTTCGCACCCGACGAGGCCGAAATCGACAAGGCAAAGAAAATTGTGAACGCCTTTATAGAAGCCACCGAAAAAGGACTCGGCGTGGTTTCATTAGGCACCAAGATGATCGATCCGCCGGTGGTGAAACGCGCCCAGCGCACCATCGACCTGGCCGTCAGTATGGGTAAGCTCAGTCCCGGCTGGCGCGACGCCTTCCTTGAAAACCAGAAAGCCTGA
- a CDS encoding diacylglycerol/lipid kinase family protein: MLIFAGVLLFLPERCMSGPKKKILFIVNPVSGVHHSRKAVLAGLAADTLDPERFEWEIVFSESAEHVKELSRAAAEAGTNIIAAVGGDGTVNQVVKGMHGSNSVLALIPAGSGNGLAHHLGIPSDIGESLALINKMNVKPVDTVSINDDLFVSIAGVGFDALVAKKFARSGRRGFLSYFRIVTNEYNYYRPRKYKLMIDGQLYHREALFVSFANTNQFGYNTIISPSAQIDDGLVDVCIVKKVPLIYAPHVVGLLLTRKIDASDYVEVIKAREVSLTRKKNKVVNLDGEPVKLGKALHVRVNPLSLSMIVP; this comes from the coding sequence ATGCTTATTTTTGCCGGTGTTTTACTGTTCCTGCCTGAGCGTTGTATGTCCGGACCCAAAAAAAAGATACTGTTTATTGTGAATCCTGTTTCGGGGGTGCATCATTCCCGCAAAGCAGTGCTGGCCGGTCTGGCGGCCGACACCCTTGACCCTGAACGCTTTGAGTGGGAGATCGTGTTCAGCGAATCGGCGGAGCATGTAAAAGAACTCAGCCGGGCAGCCGCGGAGGCAGGAACCAACATCATCGCGGCGGTAGGCGGCGATGGAACGGTAAATCAGGTGGTAAAAGGCATGCACGGAAGCAATTCGGTGCTGGCCCTGATCCCGGCCGGTTCCGGCAACGGACTGGCGCATCACCTCGGCATTCCGTCAGATATCGGCGAAAGCCTTGCCCTGATCAATAAGATGAACGTGAAGCCGGTCGATACGGTGAGCATCAACGACGATCTGTTTGTCTCCATTGCCGGGGTGGGCTTCGATGCCCTCGTGGCTAAAAAGTTCGCCAGGTCGGGCAGGCGCGGTTTTCTTTCTTATTTCAGGATCGTTACCAACGAGTACAATTACTACCGCCCGCGGAAATACAAGCTGATGATTGACGGGCAACTGTACCACCGTGAAGCCCTGTTTGTCAGTTTTGCCAACACCAATCAGTTCGGGTACAATACCATTATCTCGCCTTCGGCGCAGATTGACGACGGGCTGGTGGATGTCTGCATCGTGAAAAAGGTTCCCCTGATATATGCACCGCATGTGGTGGGCCTTTTGCTGACGCGAAAGATTGATGCCTCGGATTATGTGGAGGTCATCAAAGCCCGTGAAGTCAGCCTGACACGTAAGAAGAACAAGGTAGTCAACCTTGACGGAGAACCGGTAAAGCTCGGTAAAGCGCTTCATGTCAGGG